From a single Capillibacterium thermochitinicola genomic region:
- a CDS encoding ferritin-like domain-containing protein, with translation MGERPNGGRKNYTLPVPYPEPKVVAPNAFYAQLLLEDYAGMTSELTAIHQYLYHHYYFEKELSAMVESIAIVEMKHLELLAETILLLGEAPEYRTLSHNFPAYWNASFVYYGKDLCDRLAADIAAEQEAICNYRRHQELIADPHIRELLARIIMDEEHHLKLFRQAMYRYCPGWGETQV, from the coding sequence ATGGGCGAACGGCCGAACGGGGGCCGCAAGAATTACACCTTACCGGTGCCCTATCCCGAGCCCAAAGTGGTAGCACCCAATGCTTTCTATGCCCAGCTTTTGCTGGAGGACTATGCGGGCATGACCAGTGAGTTGACGGCGATTCACCAGTATTTATACCATCACTACTACTTTGAGAAAGAATTGAGCGCGATGGTGGAGAGCATCGCCATTGTCGAGATGAAACATCTGGAGTTGTTGGCGGAGACCATTTTATTACTGGGCGAGGCCCCCGAGTACCGCACCCTCAGCCATAATTTCCCTGCTTACTGGAATGCATCTTTTGTCTACTACGGCAAGGATCTTTGCGACCGTTTGGCGGCAGACATCGCGGCGGAACAGGAGGCGATCTGTAACTACCGCCGGCACCAGGAATTAATTGCTGATCCCCATATCCGGGAGCTGCTCGCCCGGATCATCATGGACGAGGAGCATCATTTGAAATTGTTTAGACAGGCAATGTACCGGTATTGTCCAGGGTGGGGGGAAACCCAGGTCTAA
- a CDS encoding ferritin-like domain-containing protein, with amino-acid sequence MEREDLLRKLNWFYSLEVSQTELYLAQSKKFKGSYESIVFERTALVEQQHVERLTAVIRELGGEPHIIGDVISPLFGGLLGRTLAFTGLKKTLQGNIKIENKAMADYVALHKEVGAEFGPELQAVLQHNLVDEDVHTAWFARRLEDYELLGIED; translated from the coding sequence ATGGAGCGGGAAGACTTACTGCGCAAGTTAAACTGGTTTTATAGTCTGGAGGTGAGCCAGACCGAACTCTATCTGGCCCAAAGCAAGAAGTTTAAGGGGAGTTACGAAAGTATTGTTTTTGAACGGACGGCCCTGGTCGAACAGCAACATGTTGAACGTTTGACAGCGGTCATCAGGGAGTTGGGCGGCGAGCCCCATATAATCGGGGATGTGATCTCCCCGCTCTTTGGCGGTTTACTCGGCAGAACACTGGCGTTCACGGGTTTGAAAAAGACGCTGCAGGGGAATATCAAGATTGAAAATAAGGCCATGGCCGACTATGTTGCTTTGCATAAAGAGGTGGGCGCTGAGTTTGGCCCCGAGCTCCAGGCCGTACTCCAACATAATCTGGTGGACGAAGATGTGCATACCGCCTGGTTTGCCCGGCGTTTGGAGGATTATGAGCTACTGGGTATAGAGGACTAA